The genome window GGAGCGCGGAGGCCGTGTCCACGTCACCCGCCTCCTTGATGTAGGCCGCACCCCGGTTGCCGCCGGTCGCGTAGACCTCCACGACCTCCCGGCCCGTCGCCCAGCGGACCACGTCGAAGTCGTGCACCGCGCAGTCCCGGAAGATGCCGCCGGAGGACGCCACGTACCCGGCTGGCGGGGGCGCCGGGTCCAGGGTGGTCGAGCGTACGGTGTGCAGATCGCCGAGTTCGCCGTTCAGGAACGCGTCCCTCGCCGCCACGCAGCCCGCGTCGAAGCGGCGGTTGAAGCCGATCTGGACCTGTACGTCGCCGTTCTCGACGGCGCGCAGCACGGCGAGGCTCTCCTCGATCGTCTTCGCCACCGGCTTCTCGCAGAACACCGGGATGCCCGCCTCGACCGCCGCCAGGATCAGCCCGGGGTGCGCGTCCGTCGCGGCGGTGACCACGACGCCGTCGATCCCGGAGGCGAACACGGCCTCGGGGGAGTCGGCCACGGTCGCGCCGAACTTCTCGGCGGCGGCCTGCGCCGCGGCGGCCAGCGGGTCGGAGACCACCAGCTGCTCGACGACGTCGAGCCCGGCCAGGGTCCCGGCATGGAAGGCGCCGATACGGCCCAGCCCCAGGATGCCAATACGCATGACGAGTGTCCCTTTCGGAAGTGCGGATGTCTCGGGTGGGAGGGGACGGAGGGAGGTCTACGGAAGGAGGTCTACGGAAGGAGGTCTACGGAAGGAGGTCTACGGAAGGAGGTCAGTCGGTGGTGCCCAGGACGTTCTGGTCCCAGTCGAGCACCGAACCGGTCACCACGCCGCTGCGGTCGGACAGCAGGAAGACCACGAAGTCGGCGATCTCGTCGACCTGGCCGAGCTTGCCCATCGGCAGGGTCTCGGCGGCCCGTTCGCGCCAGTCGTCGCCCGCGCCGTGGAACTCGCGCTGGACGGCGTCCTCGCCCTCGGTCTCCGTCCAGCCGATGTTGAGGTCGTTGATCCGGACGCGGTCCCAGCGGTGGGCGTGGGCGGCGTTGCGGGTGAGGCCCGCGAGACCGGCCTTCGCGGCGGAGTAGGGGGCCAGATACGGCTGGCCGCCGTGCCCGCTGGTCGAACCGATGTTGACGATCGTGCCCGGCGCCTCGCGGGCGATCAGATGCGCGACCACGGCCTGCATCGCGAAGAAGGGCGCGCGCAGGTTGATCGCGATGTGCGCGTCGAAGAGTGCGGGCGAGGTGTCGAGGAGCGAGCCCCGGGAGGTCAGGCCGGCGGCGTTGACGAGGCTGTCGACCCGGCCGTGGGCCGCGATCACCTCTTCCACCGCGCCGCGCACCCGTGCCGGGTCCGCCAGGTCGGCCCGTACGAAGGTCGCGCCCGTCTCGGCCGCGAGATTCTCGCCGACCTCGGCACGGCGCCCGGTGAACGCGACGGTCGCGCCCTCGCGCAGGGCCGCCCGGACGATGCCCGCGCCGACGCCCTGACTGCCGCCGTTGACGAGGACGACCCTGTCCTCCAGTAGTGCCATGTGGGGGTGTTTCCTTTCGGTCCGCTCGGCGGGTGCCGCGCGCGCCGCTTCCGGCCGGGACGACAGGCCTGGTCGCGGGAGCTTTCGCGGCGGCTTCGCCTCTGTCAGTCTTGGGGCGCGAGGGCCCTCGTACAACCCGCAGAGGACCATCAAAAACCCATCATCCGGCCCAGGGAGCACCCCCCCATGGCACACCCCTACACGATCCGTGAGATCGCCCGTCAGGCCGGGCTGAGTCAGGCCACGGTCGACCGGGTGCTCAACGGCCGGGGCGGGGTGCGGGAGAGCACCGCCCGCGAGGTGCGGCAGGCCGTGCAGGACCTGGACCGGCAGCGGACGCAGGTGCGCATCGGCGGCCGTACGTTCATGGTCGACATCGTGATGCAGACCCCGGACCGGTTCTCCACGGCGGTCCGGGAGGCGCTGGAGGCGGAGCTGCCGTCCCTGCACCCGGCGGTCGTACGGTCCCGGTTCCACTTCCGGGAGACCGGGTCGGCCTCGGAGATGGTGCGGGTGCTCGACCGGATCGGGCGGCGCGGTTCGCAGGGCGTGATCCTCAAGGCGCCGGACGTCCCGGAGGTCACCGCCGCCGTGGAGCGGCTGGTCGCGGCCGGGATTCCCGTGGTCACGTTCGTGACGGACCTGCCGAGCAGCCCGCGCGGCGCGTACGTCGGCATAGACAACCGGGCCGCCGGGGCCACCGCCGCGTATCTGCTCCGGCAGTGGCTGGGCGACCGGCCGGGGGCCGTGCTGGTGACGCTCAGCCGCAGCTTCTACCGCAACGAGGAGGAGCGCGAGATGGGGTTCCGGGGTGTGATGCGGGCCGTCGCACCGGCGCGGACGCTCGTGGAGGTCACCGACAGCGACGGCCTCGACGCCACCCAGCGGGACCTGGTTCTCGACGCGCTGCGGCGGGAGCCGGGGATCGCCGCCGTCTACTCGATCGGCGGCGGCAACACCGCGACGCTCGACGCCTTCGCCGCGCTCGAGCGCGAGCCGCACGTCTTCGTCGCCCACGATCTCGACCACGACAACACCCGGCTGCTGCGCGAGCACCGGCTCTCCGCCGTGCTCCACCACGATCTGCGCCAGGACGTGCGCCGCGCCTGCCAGACCATCATGCGCGCCCACCACGCCCTCCCCGACGAGGGTCCGTTCCTCCCGTCGGCGATCCAGGTCGTGACTCCGTACAACATGCCGCCGGGGGCGGGCACGGTCACCGGCTAGCCGAGGAGGGCGCGGTGGCCCCGCCCGGAACACCGGCCCTGCCGGGAACACCGGCCCTGCCGGGAACACCGGCCCCGCCGGGAGCGTCCGCCCGGCCCGCAGCATCCGCCCCCGCCCGGCTGCGCGCGCTGATCGACGCGACCTTCCCGCTCGCCGAGGCGGCCAAGGCGCACGCCCACGGGGAGACCGACCGGACCACCGGGAAGATCGTCCTCACGGTCCGCTGAGCCGGGCGAGCCGGCGACAGCGACCGCTCTCGTAAGCACGACCGCTCTCGTACGGGGCCCCTGAGCCAGGCCCGTACGAGAGCGGTTCGCGGAGAGTCCGCCGGGTCGGCCGCGTCAGCTGGTGACGAGCTCGGGCGCCCGGCGGTCGATGGAGGACTCCACCGACACGGTCACGGTCACCGCCTCGGACGCGACCGCGGTGGCCGCCCCGCCCCGGCCCTCCCGGTTGCGGAACAGCCAGGCGATGTCCCGGCCGAACGACCAGAGCAGCGAGCCCAGCGCCAGCGCGACCAGGCCGAAGCCGACGGCGTACGGCAGCAGACCGGAGGCCGCGACCAGCAGGAACACACCCTGGACCGCGGCGACCGTCTTGCGGGCCATGCTGTGCGGGAGGGAGTTGTTCAGCCACGGGGCGACCTTCGCGGCGGCCACGAAGACGTACCGCATGAGGCCGATCAGCATGACCCACGGGCCCATCGACAAGGACACGTACACGCTCAGCACCAGGATCAGGAACGCGTCGACCTCCATGTCGAAGCGGGCGCCCAGCGCGGTCGAGGTGTTCGTGCGGCGGGCCACCTTGCCGTCGACGCCGTCGAGGATCAGCGCCACGGCCGTCAGACCGACGAACAGCGAGACGGGAGGCGAGCTCTGGAAGGAGTCGGCGACCAGGGCGGTGACGGCGCCGACGAGTATCGCCCGGCCGAGCGTGACGCGGTTGGCGGGGCCGAAGGTACGGGTCCGGGTGCGCAGCAGGGCGCGGTTGAGGACGGCCCAGGTGGCGAGCCCGAAGGCGAGCCCGGTCAGCCAGCCCGCGGGTCCCAGTCCGATCGCCGTGCCCAGGAAGGCGAGGAGCAGGACCTGGGCACCCGCGCCCACGGTCGTCTCCGAGAGCAACAGCCGGCCGTCGTATGTGTTGATCAGGGCCACCGCGAACCTTCCGAACGTGTGTGTGACAGAAACGATCATCGCCGCGTACCGTGAAGCGCGACTCCCACCGCTGCGTACGTGGAGAATCGCCGGACCGTTCACGGAGACGCACATGAAACCGACAGCCAACGCCTTCTGGCTACGCTCCCCCGGGCGGGGCGAGATCCGCGAGGAGACCCTCGCCGCGCCCGCCGACGGCGAGGTCCTGGTCCGCGCGCTGTACTCAGGAGTCAGCCGGGGCACCGAGACACTCGTGTTCCGCGGCCGAGTGCCCGAGAACCAGTACGCGACCATGCGCGCGCCCTTCCAGGAGGGCGAGTTCCCCGCTCCCGTGAAGTACGGCTATCTCAGCGTGGGGCTGGTGGAAGAGGGGCCGGACGCACTGGTCGGCAGGACCGTCTTCTGCCTGTATCCGCACCAGAGCCGCTACGTCGTTCCCGTGAGCGCCGTCACCGTCGTGCCCGACTCCGTCCCCGCCGCGCGGGCGGTCCTGGCCGGGACCGTGGAGACCGCCGTCAACGCCCTGTGGGACGCGGCCCCCCTCGTCGGGGACCGGATCGCCGTCGTCGGCGGCGGCATGGTCGGCTGCTCGGTCGCCGCGCTCCTCGCCCGCTACCCCGGCGTACGCGTCCAGCTCGTCGACGCGGACCCGGCGCGCGCCGACATCGCCCGCGCACTCGGTGTCGACTTCGCGCTACCGGGGGACGCCCTCGGCGAGTGCGACCTCGTCGTGCACGCCAGCGCGAACGAACAGGGCCTCGTGCGCTCCCTGGAACTCCTCGCCTCCGAGGGCACGGTCGTCGAACTCAGCTGGTACGGCGACCGCCGGATCGCCCTGCCGCTCGGCGAGGCCTTCCACTCGCGCCGGCTCACCATCCGCAGCAGCCAGGTCGGAACCGTCTCCCCGGCCGGACGCGTCGGACGTACGTACGCGGACCGGTTGGCACTCGCCCTCGAACTCCTCGCCGACGCCCGCTTCGACGCGCTGGTCACCGGAGAGTGCGCCTTCGAGGAACTCCCGGACGTCCTGCCGAAGCTGGCGAGCGGCGAGCTGCCGGGGATGTGCCACCGGGTGCGCTACGACGCCGAGTGAGCCCAGAGGTTGAGCGTTCCGGGTCGCCCCACCCGCCCCTGAACTGCCCGAACGGAACGCTGACCTCCAAAGAAACCGCAAAACTCGGCTGAACAACGGGTAGGGAGCAGCCGTACTACACGGCATGCCCCGGCCCGGGGGCAGACGCACCGCACTGGAGGGTCGTCCGTTGTTCAGCATCACCGTCCGCGATCACATCATGATCGCCCACAGCTTCCGCGGGGAGGTCTTCGGACCCGCGCAGCGCCTCCACGGCGCCACCTTCCTCGTGGACGCCACCTTCCGGCGCGCCGAACTGGACGACGACAACATCGTCGTAGACATCGGGCTGGCCACCCAGGAGCTGGGTGCCGTGGTGAGCGAGTTGAACTATCGCAACCTCGACAACGAGCCCGCCTTCGCCCACACGAACACCTCCACGGAGTTCCTGGCCAAGGTGATCGCCGACCGTCTCGCCGAGCGGATCCACAAGGGCGGCCTCGGGGAGAACGCCAAGGGCATCGCGAACCTCACGGTCACCCTGCACGAGTCGCACATCGCCTGGGCGAGTTACGAGCGTGCCCTGTGACCGACGTGACCATCGACCGGGCGACCGTGGGCACCACCACCGCTCCGGCGAACGGGGGAGAGCAAGTGCGGCTCGCGAACGGGGGAGAGCAAGTGAGGCTCGGCTATGTGCCCGTGCAGAACGCGGCGCTGAAGAACGCGGCGATCGTTCCCATGTCGCTGCGTTCGATGCACTTCGTGATGCCCGGTGGCGTGGACGACCTGGCCCGGCCCAGCGGCGGCAACGCCTACGACCGCCGGATCTGCCTGGACCTGCCCGGCTTCGGCTGGCAGGTGCACAAGCACGCGATCGGCGGCAGCTGGCCGCGCCCGGACGAGACGGCACGCGCCGAACTCGCCCGTACGCTGCGTGAACTCCCCGACGGCACGGTCGTCCTGCTCGACGGTCTGGTCGCCTGCGGGGTCCCCGAGATCATCCTTCCCGAGGCCGAACGCCTCTGCCTGGCGGTGCTGGTGCATCTGCCGCTCGGCGACGAGACGGGCCTGGAGCCCGAACTCGCCGCCGAACTCGACGCCAAGGAGCGGACCACCCTGCGGGGCGTGTCCGCGGTGATCGCGACCAGTGACTGGGCGGTCCGCAGACTCGTGTCACACCACGGGCTCGCCCCCGAGCGGGTCCATGTCGCCGCCCCCGGCGCCGACATCGCGCCCCTCGCCTCCGGCACCGACGGGGTCTCCCGGCTGCTGTGCGTGGCCGCGGTCACCCCGCGCAAGGGGCAGCACCGGCTGGTGGAGGCACTCGCGACCGTCACCGAACTGCGCTGGAGCTGCGTGCTGGTGGGCGGCCTCGACCAGGACCCCGAGTACGTCGACCACATCCGCACGCTGATCGCGAAGTTCGGCCTGGAGGACCGTTTGCACCTGGCCGGACCGCAGGCGGGCGCGCGGCTCGACGCCAGCTACGCCTCCGCCGACCTCATGGTCCTCACCTCCTACGCCGAGACGTACGGCATGGCGGTCACCGAGGCCCTCGCGCGCGGTATCCCGGTCCTGGCCACGGATGTCGGCGGTCTCCCCGAGGCCGTCGGGCGCGCCCCCGACGGCGGCGTCCCCGGCATCCTCGTCCCGCCGGAGAACCCCGCGGCCATCGCGGCGGAGCTGCGCGGCTGGTTCGGGGAGGCCGACGTACGGCGTCGGCTGAAGGCGGCGGCGCGCGGGCGCCGGGCCGCGCTGGACGGGTGGGCGACCACGGCCCGCAGCCTCGCCCATGTACTGGGCCGGCTGCGGCACGAACCTCGGAGGGCCGCATGACCACTTCAGCCGATATGACCACGTCCGCGGCGGCCGGGCCGGGCGGTGCCGCGGGTGCCGCCGCCGGTGGGGCCGAGGCCGCCGCCGGGTCCGCCTCCGCCGGGGCGCTGAGCATGGCGGGGCGCGGTGGTGACACACCGGCGCCCGAGGGGCACCAGTACGCGCCGCAGTGGCTGGAGTTGCGCGAGAGCGCCGACGCGGACGCCCGCGCGGCGGAGCTGCTGGACCCGCTGCGCATCCGCCTCGCGAACCTGCCCGGCCGGGCCACCGGGCTGGTCGTCCACGACCTGGGCTGCGGCACCGGCTCGATGGGCCGCTGGCTCGCGCCCCGGCTGGACGGCGCCCAGCGGTGGATCCTGCACGACCAGGACCCGAACCTGCTGCGGCTGGCCGTCGCACGGGCGCCGCGCGCGGCGGCCGACGGCAGCCCCGTCACGGTCACCACGCGGCGCGGCGACATCGGCCGGCTGACGGCGGACGACCTCGCCGGGGCCTCGCTGGTCACCGCGTCCGCGCTGCTCGACGTCCTCACCCGTGAGGAGATCGAGGCGCTCGCGGCGGCCTGCGCGGGCGCCGGGGTCCCCGCCCTGCTGACACTCTCGGTCGTGGGACGCGTGGACCTGGTCCCCGCCCACCCCATGGACGCCGAGATCGCCGAGGCGTTCAACGCCCACCAGCGCGCGAGCGAACTGCTCGGCCCGGACGCGATCACCACGGCCTGCGAGGCGTTCGCCCAGCAGGGCGCGACCGTCCGGGTCCACCCGAGCCCCTGGCAGCTCGACACCCGGCACACCGCCCTCACCGAGGAGTGGCTGCGCGGCTGGGTCGGCGCCGCGTGCGAACAGCGCCCCGAACTCGCCGAGCGCGCCGACGCCTACCTCCGCGACCGGCTGGCCGCCAACACGGCCGGTGAACTCCGCGCCGTCGTCCACCACAGCGACGTACTGGCCCTGCCCCGGCCGACGGGCGGAGTGTCATGACGGCGCCGGTGGAGGAGACGGTCGAGACCCACCCGCCGACACCGGGCGACCGCATACGCGTACGCCCGCGCGGCGTACGCGCCCGAGTGATGGCGGGTACGCCGGGAGCGCGGGCGAGAGTACGCGCCCTCACCCCCA of Streptomyces phaeolivaceus contains these proteins:
- a CDS encoding Gfo/Idh/MocA family protein, producing the protein MRIGILGLGRIGAFHAGTLAGLDVVEQLVVSDPLAAAAQAAAEKFGATVADSPEAVFASGIDGVVVTAATDAHPGLILAAVEAGIPVFCEKPVAKTIEESLAVLRAVENGDVQVQIGFNRRFDAGCVAARDAFLNGELGDLHTVRSTTLDPAPPPAGYVASSGGIFRDCAVHDFDVVRWATGREVVEVYATGGNRGAAYIKEAGDVDTASALLTFDDGTIGVISNSRHNARGYDVRLELHGMKDSIAAGLDTQLPLRSAEPGVTFPAGVPHNFFMDRFAPAYRAELTAFTEVVAGTRTSPCTVADAIEASWIAEAATLSVAEHRPVSLDEVRKTVS
- a CDS encoding zinc-dependent alcohol dehydrogenase yields the protein MKPTANAFWLRSPGRGEIREETLAAPADGEVLVRALYSGVSRGTETLVFRGRVPENQYATMRAPFQEGEFPAPVKYGYLSVGLVEEGPDALVGRTVFCLYPHQSRYVVPVSAVTVVPDSVPAARAVLAGTVETAVNALWDAAPLVGDRIAVVGGGMVGCSVAALLARYPGVRVQLVDADPARADIARALGVDFALPGDALGECDLVVHASANEQGLVRSLELLASEGTVVELSWYGDRRIALPLGEAFHSRRLTIRSSQVGTVSPAGRVGRTYADRLALALELLADARFDALVTGECAFEELPDVLPKLASGELPGMCHRVRYDAE
- a CDS encoding CDP-alcohol phosphatidyltransferase family protein, producing MALINTYDGRLLLSETTVGAGAQVLLLAFLGTAIGLGPAGWLTGLAFGLATWAVLNRALLRTRTRTFGPANRVTLGRAILVGAVTALVADSFQSSPPVSLFVGLTAVALILDGVDGKVARRTNTSTALGARFDMEVDAFLILVLSVYVSLSMGPWVMLIGLMRYVFVAAAKVAPWLNNSLPHSMARKTVAAVQGVFLLVAASGLLPYAVGFGLVALALGSLLWSFGRDIAWLFRNREGRGGAATAVASEAVTVTVSVESSIDRRAPELVTS
- a CDS encoding methyltransferase domain-containing protein translates to MTTSADMTTSAAAGPGGAAGAAAGGAEAAAGSASAGALSMAGRGGDTPAPEGHQYAPQWLELRESADADARAAELLDPLRIRLANLPGRATGLVVHDLGCGTGSMGRWLAPRLDGAQRWILHDQDPNLLRLAVARAPRAAADGSPVTVTTRRGDIGRLTADDLAGASLVTASALLDVLTREEIEALAAACAGAGVPALLTLSVVGRVDLVPAHPMDAEIAEAFNAHQRASELLGPDAITTACEAFAQQGATVRVHPSPWQLDTRHTALTEEWLRGWVGAACEQRPELAERADAYLRDRLAANTAGELRAVVHHSDVLALPRPTGGVS
- a CDS encoding LacI family DNA-binding transcriptional regulator yields the protein MAHPYTIREIARQAGLSQATVDRVLNGRGGVRESTAREVRQAVQDLDRQRTQVRIGGRTFMVDIVMQTPDRFSTAVREALEAELPSLHPAVVRSRFHFRETGSASEMVRVLDRIGRRGSQGVILKAPDVPEVTAAVERLVAAGIPVVTFVTDLPSSPRGAYVGIDNRAAGATAAYLLRQWLGDRPGAVLVTLSRSFYRNEEEREMGFRGVMRAVAPARTLVEVTDSDGLDATQRDLVLDALRREPGIAAVYSIGGGNTATLDAFAALEREPHVFVAHDLDHDNTRLLREHRLSAVLHHDLRQDVRRACQTIMRAHHALPDEGPFLPSAIQVVTPYNMPPGAGTVTG
- a CDS encoding glycosyltransferase family 4 protein — its product is MTDVTIDRATVGTTTAPANGGEQVRLANGGEQVRLGYVPVQNAALKNAAIVPMSLRSMHFVMPGGVDDLARPSGGNAYDRRICLDLPGFGWQVHKHAIGGSWPRPDETARAELARTLRELPDGTVVLLDGLVACGVPEIILPEAERLCLAVLVHLPLGDETGLEPELAAELDAKERTTLRGVSAVIATSDWAVRRLVSHHGLAPERVHVAAPGADIAPLASGTDGVSRLLCVAAVTPRKGQHRLVEALATVTELRWSCVLVGGLDQDPEYVDHIRTLIAKFGLEDRLHLAGPQAGARLDASYASADLMVLTSYAETYGMAVTEALARGIPVLATDVGGLPEAVGRAPDGGVPGILVPPENPAAIAAELRGWFGEADVRRRLKAAARGRRAALDGWATTARSLAHVLGRLRHEPRRAA
- a CDS encoding 6-pyruvoyl trahydropterin synthase family protein, whose translation is MFSITVRDHIMIAHSFRGEVFGPAQRLHGATFLVDATFRRAELDDDNIVVDIGLATQELGAVVSELNYRNLDNEPAFAHTNTSTEFLAKVIADRLAERIHKGGLGENAKGIANLTVTLHESHIAWASYERAL
- a CDS encoding SDR family oxidoreductase, which gives rise to MALLEDRVVLVNGGSQGVGAGIVRAALREGATVAFTGRRAEVGENLAAETGATFVRADLADPARVRGAVEEVIAAHGRVDSLVNAAGLTSRGSLLDTSPALFDAHIAINLRAPFFAMQAVVAHLIAREAPGTIVNIGSTSGHGGQPYLAPYSAAKAGLAGLTRNAAHAHRWDRVRINDLNIGWTETEGEDAVQREFHGAGDDWRERAAETLPMGKLGQVDEIADFVVFLLSDRSGVVTGSVLDWDQNVLGTTD
- a CDS encoding zinc-binding dehydrogenase: MAPPGTPALPGTPALPGTPAPPGASARPAASAPARLRALIDATFPLAEAAKAHAHGETDRTTGKIVLTVR